One part of the Eptesicus fuscus isolate TK198812 chromosome 20, DD_ASM_mEF_20220401, whole genome shotgun sequence genome encodes these proteins:
- the EPX gene encoding LOW QUALITY PROTEIN: eosinophil peroxidase (The sequence of the model RefSeq protein was modified relative to this genomic sequence to represent the inferred CDS: inserted 1 base in 1 codon), with translation MWNLSVGSDHTTSEWQEQAQSSAEAGCSSGIQRIFPERHVQTGAPLPHPWAGYKSPFPATSEEEPXGRGQRGALRVRREQEGVARCPAVAQGLTVERKLLLALAGLVLTLVLAQPCEGTAPASPRAVETSVLQSCITEAKFLVDAAYNQTQRRIKQRLRSGSARPTDLLFYFKQPVAATRTVAQAADYMHVALGLLEEKLQRREPGSFNVTDVLTEPQLWLLSKASGCTAQRQEEKCSDKYRTITGRCNNRKRPWLGASNTALARWLPAEYEDGLSLPFGWTPGKRRNGFLLPLVRAVSNQIVRFPQERLTSDQGRALMFMQWGQFIDHDLDFSPETPARVGFAAGVDCERTCAQLPPCFPIKIPANDPRIKNQEDCIPFFRSAASCPKNRNTVRNQINALTSFVDASMVYGSEVSLSLRLRNRTNYHGLLAVNQRFRDNGRALLPFDNLHDDPCVLTNRSARIPCFLAGDSRSSENPSLAAMHTLFMREHNRLATELRRLNPQWSGDKLYQEARKIVGAMVQIITYRDFLPLVLGRARAKRTLGRYLGYCSNVDPRVANVFTLAFRFGHTMLQPFVFRLDSQYRASAPNSRVLLSSAFFASWRIVHEGGIDPILRGLMATPAKLNRQDSMLVDELRERLFEQVRRIGLDLAALNMQRSRDHGLPGYNAWRRFCGLSQPRNLAQLSCVLKNKDLARKFLNLYGTPDNIDIWIGAIAEPLLPGARVGPLLACLFENQFARARSGDRFWWEKPGVFTKRQRRALSRISLSRMVCDNTGITMVPRDIFRANTYPRDFEHCSRIPRLNLSAWKSK, from the exons ATGTGGAACCTGAGTGTAGGTAGTGACCATACAACTAGTGAGTGGCAGGAGCAAGCCCAGTCCTCTGCTGAGGCAGGCTGTTCCTCGGGCATCCAGCGAATATTCCCTGAGAGACATGTACAGACAGG agctcccctgccccacccttggGCTGGATATAAAAGTCCCTTCCCAGCTACTTCCGAAGAGGAGC GAGGGAGAGGTCAGCGTGGGGCCCTCCGGGTGAGAAGGGAGCAGGAGG GTGTGGCTCGCTGTCCCGCTGTGGCTCAGGGTCTCACTGTGGAGAGGAAGCTGCTCCTGGCCCTGGCAGGGCTCGTCCTCACACTCGTCCTGGCCCAGCCTTGCGAGGGCACCGCCCCAG cTTCCCCCCGGGCCGTGGAGACCTCGGTCCTTCAGAGCTGCATCACAGAGGCCAAATTCCTGGTGGATGCCGCCTACAATCAGACTCAGAGGCG CATCAAGCAGCGCCTTCGCAGTGGCTCTGCCCGCCCCACGGACCTCCTGTTCTACTTCAAACAGCCGGTAGCGGCCACCAGGACAGTCGCTCAGGCTGCCGATTATATGCACGTGGCCTTGGGGCTGCTGGAGGAGAAGTTACAACGCCGGGAGCCCGGCTCCTTCAATGTCACTG ATGTGCTGACGGAACCCCAGCTGTGGCTGCTGTCCAAGGCCAGCGGCTGTACtgcccagaggcaggaagagaagtGCAGTGACAAGTACCGAACCATCACGGGGAGATGTAATAACAG GAAGAGACCCTGGCTGGGGGCCTCCAACACCGCTCTGGCTCGCTGGCTGCCGGCGGAGTACGAGGATGGGCTGTCGCTCCCCTTCGGCTGGACCCCTGGCAAGAGGCGCAatggcttcctcctccctctt GTCCGGGCCGTCTCCAACCAGATCGTGCGCTTCCCCCAAGAGAGGCTGACCTCCGACCAGGGCCGGGCCCTCATGTTCATGCAGTGGGGCCAGTTCATCGACCACGATTTGGACTTCTCCCCCGAGACCCCAGCCAGAGTGGGCTTCGCTGCAGGCGTTGACTGCGAGAGGACCTGtgcccagctgcctccctgcttcCCCATCAAG ATTCCGGCCAATGACCCCCGAATCAAGAACCAGGAAGACTGCATCCCCTTCTTCCGCTCGGCAGCCTCATGCCCCAAAAACAGAAATACCGTTCGAAACCAGATCAATGCACTCACCTCCTTCGTGGACGCCAGCATGGTGTACGGCAGCGAGGTCTCCCTCTCCCTGCGCCTTCGCAACCGGACCAACTACCACGGGCTACTGGCCGTCAACCAGCGCTTCAGGGACAACGGCCGGGCCCTGCTGCCCTTCGACAACCTGCACGATGACCCCTGCGTCCTCACCAACCGCTCCGCGCGCATCCCCTGCTTCCTGGCAG GTGACTCTCGATCAAGCGAAAACCCCTCGCTGGCAGCCATGCATACCCTCTTTATGCGAGAGCACAACCGGCTGGCTACCGAGCTGAGACGCCTGAATCCCCAGTGGAGTGGAGACAAGCTCTACCAGGAGGCTCGGAAGATCGTGGGGGCCATGGTCCAG ATCATCACCTACCGAGACTTTCTGCCCCTGGTTCTGGGCCGGGCCCGGGCCAAGAGAACCCTGGGGCGCTACTTGGGGTACTGCTCCAATGTGGACCCTCGTGTGGCCAATGTCTTCACCCTGGCCTTCCGCTTTGGCCACACCATGCTCCAGCCCTTCGTGTTCCGCTTGGACAGCCAGTACCGGGCCTCAGCACCCAACTCACGGGTTCTGCTCAGCTCTGCCTTCTTTGCCAGCTGGCGAATCGTGCATGAAG GTGGCATCGACCCCATCCTCCGAGGCCTCATGGCCACCCCCGCCAAGCTGAACCGGCAGGATTCCATGTTAGTGGATGAGCTCCGGGAACGGCTGTTTGAGCAAGTGAGAAGAATCGGGCTGGACCTGGCGGCTCTCAACATGCAACGCAGCCGGGACCACGGCCTCCCAG GGTACAATGCGTGGCGGCGCTTCTGTGGGCTCTCCCAGCCCAGGAATCTGGCACAGCTCAGCTGTGTGCTGAAAAACAAGGATTTAGCAAGAAAGTTCCTGAATCTATACGGGACACCTGACAACATTGACATCTGGATTGGGGCCATTGCAGAGCCGCTTTTGCCAGGGGCCCGTGTGGGGCCTCTTCTGGCTTGTCTTTTTGAGAACCAGTTCGCAAGGGCCCGCAGTGGAGACAG GTTCTGGTGGGAGAAACCAGGTGTTTTCACCAAGAGGCAGCGCAGGGCCCTGAGTCGGATCTCCTTGTCTCGAATGGTGTGTGACAATACCGGTATCACCATGGTTCCGAGGGACATCTTCAGAGCCAACACCTACCCCCGGGACTTTGAGCACTGCAGCAGAATCCCCAGGTTGAACCTGTCAGCCTGGAAAAGCAAATGA
- the MKS1 gene encoding tectonic-like complex member MKS1: protein MAETVWNTDTGEAVYRSRDPVRNLRLRVHLQRITSSNFLHYQPAAQDGKDLIDLATFRPHATASGHRPDEDEEEELVIGWQEKLFSQFEVDLYQSEAACQSPLDQQYRQDILKLEDSGRRKNRRIFTYTDCDRFTNLEEHCRKMTTAREVPSFLVERMAHVRRRRQDRRGMEGGILKSRIINWEPSEDFVKSHHVINTPLQTMYIMADLGPCGKLGYKNYEHVLCTLKVDSNGVITVKPDFTGLKGPYRIETEGEKQELWKYTIDNVSSLAQPEEEEREQRVFKDLYGRHKEYLSSLVGTDFEMTVPGTLRLFVNGEVVSAQGYEYDNLYVHFFVELPTTNWSSPAAQQLSGITQTCATKSLGMDKVAYFSYPFSFEASFLHEDESAEALPKWPVLYCEVLSLDFWQRYRVEGYGAVVLPATPGSHTLTVSTWRPLELGTVAELRRFFIGGSLELEDLSYVRVPGTFKGERLSRFGLRTETTGSVTFRLHCLQQSRAFMESSALRRRMRSVLDRLGGFSQQSSIHNVLEAFRRARRRMQEARESLPQDLGSPSGTMVS, encoded by the exons ATGGCGGAGACCGTCTGGAACACAGACACCGGGGAGGCTGTGTATCGCTCCCGGGACCCCGTGCGCAACTTGCGCCTCCG agTCCACTTGCAAAGAATCACATCAAGCAACTTCCTCCATTACCAGCCTGCTGCCCAGGATGGGAAGGACCTCATAGACTTGGCCACTTTTAGGCCTCACGCTACCGCCA GTGGACACCGCCCAGATGAAGACGAAGAGGAGGAGCTTGTGATTGGGTGGCAGGAGAAGCTCTTTAGCCAG TTTGAAGTAGATCTGTACCAAAGTGAAGCAGCCTGTCAGAGCCCTTTGGATCAGCAGTACCGTCAAGACATCCTGAAGCTGGAGGattcagggagaaggaagaacCGACGAATCTTTACCTACACTGACTGTGATAGATTCACCAATTTGGAAGAG cactgtcGGAAAATGACCACAGCCAGGGAGGTGCCATCATTCTTGGTCGAGCGAATGGCACACGTCAGGCGGCGGCGGCAGGACAGGCGAGGAAT GGAGGGCGGCATCCTCAAGTCACGAATCATCaactgggagccctcagaagaCTTCGTCAAGAGCCACCACGTCATCAACACCCCTCTTCAGACAATGTATATCATGGCAGACCTGGGGCCCTGTGGAAA GCTCGGCTATAAGAATTACGAGCACGTCCTCTGCACTCTGAAGGTGGACAGCAATGGTGTGATCACAGTAAAACCCGACTTCACGGGCCTCAAAGGACCCTACag AATTGAGACCGAGGGGGAGAagcaggagctgtggaagtataCAATCGACAACGTGTCCTCCCTCGCACAGCCGGAAGAGGAGGAGCGGGAACAGCGTGTGTTCAAGGAT CTCTATGGCCGGCACAAGGAGTATCTCAGCAGCCTCGTGGGCACTGACTTTGAGATG ACGGTCCCAGGCACCCTCCGGCTCTTTGTGAATGGAGAGGTAG TTTCAGCCCAAGGCTATGAGTATGACAACCTCTATGTCCACTTCTTTGTGGAATTACCAACTACTA ACTGGTcaagcccagcagcccagcagctCTCAGGAATAACACAGACCTGCGCCACCAAGTCCCTGGGAATG GACAAGGTGGCCTACTTCTCCTATCCATTCTCATTTGAGGCCTCCTTCCTCCATGAGGACGAGTCAGCTG AGGCTCTCCCGAAGTGGCCTGTGCTCTACTGCGAGGTCCTCTCGCTGGACTTCTGGCAGAGGTACCGTGTGGAAGGCTACGGGGCTGTGGtgctgcccgccaccccag GCTCGCACACCCTGACAGTGTCCACGTGGAGACCCCTGGAGCTGGGCACAGTGGCTGAGTTGCGGAGGTTTTTCATTGGGGGTTCTCTGGAACTGGAGGACCTCTCCTATGTGCGGGTTCCAGGAACCTTCAAG ggggagcgcctgaGCCGCTTTGGGCTCCGCACAGAGACCACGGGTAGTGTCACCTTCCGCTTGCACTGTCTGCAGCAGTCCAG GGCCTTCATGGAGTCCAGTGCTCTCCGGAGAAGGATGCGGAGCGTGTTGGACCGTCTGGGAGGATTTAGCCAGCAGAGTTCCATTCACAATGTGCTGG AGGCTTTCCGCCGCGCCCGGCGCCGCATGCAGGAGGCCCGAGAAAGCCTCCCCCAGGACCTCGGGAGCCCCTCGGGAACCATGGTCTCCTAG